The genomic interval TGTCACAGTGGTTCTCATTTAGTTGAATTTAGCAGTCAAATCAAACACCTTCAGTTTCACTGACAAAGTGCAAACAAAGTTTGTCTGTACATTAAGGTATCAATATCTATCATATTCGATAGATGGCGAAAACTGCTTAATGTCCTCAACCATAAGGGCCTTCATCCAATGATCAAGGCACAGGGAATCCATATATGTATGCTAATTACATAATAATTACAAATATATAAACTAAATTACATAATGTCAATGGGCACTTACAGTGGATTTTGTAGTCCTTGTACTGCCTGTCTTCAATGGCTGTGACATACAGGGTGGCTCTGTCAGGAAAGATCAGTCCATCTGGTTTCTGTTGAAAAGTAAAGAGACAAGGGGTTAAAGCATTGCAGAGTGGCAGATTAGGAGGCTATTCAGAGCTCTGGCATTCAATGAAGGCAGTGTAATCTGTCAGGTCGGAGTTACACACCAGCTGAAGCCAAAAGGACAGCCACACAAACTATTCTCAGTATTGGAAAACCTGATGTCATAATGAAACTCAACACCAAACTCACTCATCACAATAATCTACCATAAAATTCAATTACATAAAGGTTGAACCTGCTCAATACACAACCAACAAACTATACATGGGCAATTCCACATAAACAAATATAAGGCGGCTTTCTATTGTTTAACTCCAAGTTTAACAATTCCAAGTTTAACTTCAAGTTGCCAACAGCCCACTACCCTGCTCTTTCCATCTTTTGGTTTCCCACTGCAGGGTAATAACTACCAGATCTACACGTTGGCTTAGGTGGCTATGGCCTCAGCAAGGGCAATACAACAGTAACAAAGCCATATTAATATCATATTAACTTCCcttgtgtattaacctcatagctgaagaaaatgtgcaaaatcaatgtataagctgcAATGTATAAactagttgggaaattacggtatttGGCTAGGTAATTTATAATTACAATAAATGTATAATTTTCCACTGTATTGCTTTGTTACACCATCCAAATTACAGACATGTGCAGTTAAGGGAGGTAGCAAGAGTGaaattgttttttaaaaataaatctgagatcATGCCAGCATGGAAGCTTTTCAAAAGCTTGACGACATCAGAACACCTGTGTGGAAATTGTGTAGGAGTAACAGTTTTAACCAAGACCAGAAACACAACCAACCCGTTTTGTCAAAAGCTGTACAGAAACTTAGCACCACTAGAATTGACATCAGATTATTTTTAATTGGCTGATTATAGTGATGTCAATTTCactcaaaactccacacacttCTCCAGTATCAACAATAGACTATTAAACACAAACTTTCGAGATAACTGCAGTGTCTAAACAATATTGTGCACTTCCAAACAATGTCACACTTACCACTGCAGGCATGTATTAAGTGGTTCAGATGATTAGGCCAAGAGATAAGAACACAGAAATATTTCTTGCTATATCGAGATTAGGTTTAGTCGACAGTGGAACCAAGGTTTACTCGACAGTGGAATATCATTATAAACATATTCAATGACAGATTTCAATCATTCAATGACTTGCTTGATAAACCAAGATAACAGCACAATCTCAACTGTGTTTGTTCATCAAGAGGACCATAACCCAAATTTTAGCCTGGTAAGCAGTGGTCTTATTCACAGTATACGGTCCAATAACAAATATTGCTGGTTTTAAAATAGCACTGTAGTTGTCTACTAGCCTCATCATCCATTGGTACCACTTCTAAACAATGAGAATCAACCATCATTTGTCCCACCCAAGTTTCAGGGCTGCACAAAAATACCTAGACCTGGAGTAGGCAGTCATTTCTTTCCCCAAAAAGCAGTACCTGCAGCCTAAACACAACTATGCAGGCTACTCCAAAAACCACGTGATTGTATATTCACTCTAATggcacccatcttttgtatggAGTCCACAAGTTCTCATCTGTTAATCTGAGTTCATTCACAAAACCGAAACACCAACTCACCAGCCACTTGTCACGGGCATAGATGACAGTGTTCAGCATGGACTCGTAGAAAAGGCAGTATCCCATCCACTCAGAGATGATTATGTCTACTTTGTCCACTGGGAGTTCCACCTCCTCCACTTTGCCTTTGATGATCGTCACAACTGAAAAGAGAAAACACACGTGTTTTCACTGTGCAGTGCAACACCTGACTAGAACGGTCCCTATGGAAATACCAATGACTAATGAGTCACTGGTAGATTCACTGACGTGAAAGTCTCTGTATGATTTGTATGTTACAGAAAGATTTGTGCAGACATTTACTTACCATGGTCAAGCTTATTTGCCTTCACAATCTTCACTGCATAGTCACATATGCTGCTGCATTCAATCTGTGGGTTGGGGAGGCATCAGTTTTACATTTCTACTGCACAGAACCACCAAAGAACTGAGAAGAGCCGCAGTGAGATGACCCACGAGTTAATTTCCCGATTGGGACATGAACTCACCCCAATAACCATCTTGGCTCCTGCCTTAGCAGCAAACATACAGAGGATGCCTGTTCCGCTGCCCACGTCCAACACCACCTTATCCTTGAACAAGTGCTTATTGTGGAACATCGAGTTCCTGTAGGTAAGAGTTCGCACCTCATCTTTCAGCATCTCCTACAAGTACAGAATGTAAGAAAGGACAAAGGGGGTGGGTGGACATGGTTAAACTGGTTTACTTGTATTCAAATTGGAAAGAAACAGTTGATTAGTTACATCCAGCTATAGGTCTTACCTCGTGGATACCGAAGTGGGCGTATGAGTCGAAGTAGTAGTCCTTGGAAGTCATGTCTTCTGCAGAGGGCTtcgctgaactctctccctgtGAAACCTCAGGAAAAGTGGACGTCTCAAGTCAATAAGGGGTTTTGAGCAAAAGTAACAAATACTAAAATTATATTTTCATAGCCTGTAATACATAAACCCGACTAGCCAATATCAACTAATtagtcaatgtgtgtgttgggactcACTATCGGCGCGCGGTCCATTAACAGTAAAGAGTTAGTGGACTGACTGAAACATTTTATTTGGACTGCTTAAACGATTTAACTCAAACCTATATTATACTGGTAGTGAGACAATCTCACATTTGATTTGCTCTTAACTTTGTTAACCTGGCAAGCCTATCCTAGAGAGACACGCTCAGCCAGGTGGCCATTGAAGCACAAAGGGCTGGCATCACCTCCCACATGGCAGAAAAATGTACGAGACAGGCCTCGACATATATTATACATTTCCAGGCTCTAACAATAGACTAAAAATGTCAGCCCTGCCGCAATAGGCGAATACGTAGGCCACAACTTTACAGTCGACATCTGGAGCAAGGTAACGTTACGTTACCATTAATGGGATGAGACAAATGAGCTAGATAGCTAACTTcatagttagcttgctaatacAAAATCCACGAGGCCGGGAATATCTTAAACACACAACGTTTGCCTTCATTGTCTAAAAACATGACAAATTAGACGTATGAATCTGTCACAAATATGAACGGGgacaaatgaaaaacattttcACTATTGGTTGTGCCAGGAAGGTTAACATTTCCAAGGAGATAggttagctgctaacgttattTGCTAGCTAGTGTGTAGTTTGGGATAACGTTAGCTGGTAAccccaaaaggcaagtcattaATGTTAATCGTCATTAACCTAAGAAAGTATTCCTTGCCAGTAAGAAGGGACAACATCTAAACTTAGGCACCGACATCTGCGATGAATAATCGCCATCAGATAAAAACCCAGGCCTATATGTTGCTAGCTAAAGGCTATCGTGGCAACACGTGATGGTAAATGAATGGGCTCAACTCGCTAAAATGGATGCTCAATGTGCGAACCTAATCTCGCTGgctcgctaacgttagctgcgGCTACCAGGTGCAGTGCTAGCCAAGTTAATTGAAGATGTGAAGACTACATTTGAGAATAACAAATACATTCTTACATACGTGCGTGACAATATCATAAGACCGTTCAAGATCACGTTTAGAACAGACAGATCGTGTGAACAGTAACGGCTGCAATAAACTGCGTTAATATTAGCAAACGTCTCTTACCTCCATTCTGTCTGTAGTCTCCGCCATTTCAATGCTGAACTTGGAGGATGAAGCCAGACGCACACGCACTGTCTATGTAAACTCACATTGAGCTGACTCCCGCCCTTTAAAATGAACCGCACTGCATGATTGGGTGTCACATAGCCTATGACTCCACCTTTAGTACAGCATCTCCCATCAGAAATCAATTTCATTGGAGGATACATTACCCTCTGTTTTCGCTTTGCCCACTGATTCGAAGATGCAGCGGTCGGTGGGCGGTGTAGCCTACTTCGATGTGTTAGGCCTATAGAAAGGTGTAACAGTGTATGATTCAATGTCTTTAGAAGACAGCTAAGCTttcttaaaatgtgtgtgtgtgtgtgtatttctgaatTTCTCCAAAGACAATGGCTAGCCTATATACTTTTCTGTGAAGAACggcagtacagtaggctacttttcacTTGCTCCAGTGATGTAAGCCTTCCTTACAGATGGATCAGCTTTAGTTCATATTTGGCAGGCCTGTTCTCATCAAAGATACATCATAAAACCTATTCTGAAAACAAGCAGGGTGTTGCTCTATAACCTATAAATTAGGCGGTATcagcatacacagagagagtgagagagaaataaggACCCTCTTCCATTCTATCAGATGCATGTACTTATGCCTttgcacactagcacacacactcaattattCCTTATACATCATGCAAACCAAATTATTGCAATCTCATGTAAACCACAGTGATTTTTTGTCTGGCAAAGCCACTGACCTTGCAGTACTGAAAAAGTctttgagatagatagatagatagagagatagatatatactttattgatccccaaggggaaattcaaggtcccagtagctaaaattcacacaacaaacacttacaacataaacataaaataacaaatTTGCATGAATAATATGGACAGTAAAAGATACTAAATCAAAGATCCACATGAATGTGCTAAGGGATGTATAAGCATGAGGTGCAGAGtgcagggcagggactgaccctGTGATTCAGTATGCAGTGGTAAGGTGATTACATTAATTAATGGACAAAATAGGGGACAAATAGACAAGAACTATAGCAGTTCAAGGATATGTTTGAAGTAGGGtaagccattggtcaagtattaagCTAGGTCACAGACCAGACAtgggggatggatggaggggtTGTGTATATGGGCTAAACAGACAGTGTAAACAGAGGGCCAGTGGACAGTCACACAAACATAGGAGGTAGTGGCGGAGAGGGTGCAGCAGACAgatatgcagagaagtctatctctcctcttccctttagtgaagcattgaagagTTGTATCTGGCCctgggaacaaatgacttcctcagtctgtcagttgtgcatggcagtgagcgtagTCTCCAGCTGTCATGCTCTTCTGCTTTGTGATaatgctgtggagtggatgacaatcattgtccaaaatgttgatcaatttgttcagggtccttttgtctgatATTATAGTGATGCACTCCAATTCAGCTTCCACAACAGAGGCAGCTTTCCAGCATGTCCAGACGCCCAGCATCCCTCTTCTTAGTGCTTCCTCTTCAGCATaccatagaagaggacgctggcaacaacagactggtaaaacatccagaggagcttgctgcagacattgaaagaccgcagcctcctcagtagcctgctctgcccttatTTGTAGTGcttcagtgttggctgaccagtccagtttattgtccagatgtatccccagatacttgtaagtgtttaccacctccacattgaccccctcAACAGAGACTGGCAGCAGAGCAGGCTTAGACCTACGGAAATCCActaccatctccttggtcttaaTATTGAGTTGTAggtgagtttgcaccattgcacaagtCCTCCATGAGGTTCCTGTACTCCTCCTTCTTATCAATTTGAGGATGTTGGAGCAACCTACAAAATATACAACCCTGTTTCCAAAAAAGTTGTGACATTGAGTGAAatgttaaataaaaacataatgcGATGATTTGCAAAACATGTAATATATACTTGAGAATATAGCAAAGACAACAGATGTAGTCTTGGGCCTTCTTAATCGGTTTTCCGTTGATGCACCAAATGTGACATTTTTGGACTGCAGGCATGCCACAGGTCTAATGCACCTGCTAGATGCTGGCTTTTGAATGGTGCACAAGTTGGATGGTCCCAGATTATTAGCCCAGAGGGTGCAGAGTCCGTCCAATTTCGAAGGATCATGTCTGGATCATGTCGGTTTCTTTTTTGCATGGTTAACTAGTCAGTTCTGAAATGTTCCTCCATACATTTTCTTTAGCATGACACACAAGCCTTTTACTGCTCTTGTCCCAAAACATGTtgccatcaaattcaaaataggTGTATTTTTCATGAAACAGTACAATTTGTCAGTTTCAACATGTGTTCTTTTTCAATTTATATAAGATTATCCCATTCTGTttctatttacattttacacaaggTTACAATTTTGGAACCATTGTTGCAAAAAAGGTCTGTGTACTTTTGCGTTCATTATTCTATTTGGGTAgggaaatgtaaaatgtaaaaatgtctaTAGTCGCTATAAGTGAAAATTATGTCGTATTATTATGACCTAGGAAAAAAAACTtcttaatgttaatgtaaattGTGCAAAGTAAAAATATGCAGCTGGGTTTGGATGCGATCACTAAGACATTATTTGAAACATTCAGTGCATTTGTAGACAGGAGCTATGGTTAGTCATATATCCAGGTTCAGCACTCTCTATTGCAAATTTGCATGAAAggtgcgctatataaataaaattgatGTCTGAAAGATTCCAGAGATTATATTTATTGATGTCTGAAAGTTTATTTCCATTCTTGATAACAATGCATCCTTACCAAATGTCTTATACTTGATAACAATGCATCATTACCAAATGTCTTAACTTCTTTACCATTGCAAAAAAGTATAAGACATAAAGAAGATATAAAGGTGGCTAATGGTAAAACAGCACAGAAAGGTCCGAATGCTCTTGCCTGCCAGATGGCAGAAAAGACTAGCTGGGATGACAGGTCTGCCCTGTCTTCCTCATGCAGCACTGGTTGTGGAGGTCCTGCATGGCTGGTCAGGTCCTTGTGATGCTGATCTAACCACCCTCTGCAGAGATTTGTGGTTGTGAGCGATGCAGTTACCATGCGGTTGTGAGTACTGTCAGTACAAAATCTCATTAGTCgtcagaggaagaggagccgTTGTCTCGCTGCCCGATCACCTGTGATCCTGCTCAGATCCTCATTGATGTTGATCCCTTAGAATCTGAGGCAGCTGACCCTCTCCAGAATTTCTGACTTTAATCTCAGAAATTATTTCTGACTTTGTTTCTCGCAAATTTGTgactttaaaggaaccgtatgtaagaatgtacttcaattaatcataaaatggccctgatatgtcactagacattaagaaatcatgttcatttaaaatacttatatcactgacaacagtagtccggccaggatattgtcatttaaaaagtgaagttgcagccctcaactgatgttgatgttgtcatgttgtgttttggcctgatgcaccATCCTCCacctactaatcacaaagtcattagtgtttcggcatccgggttgccagctctgccagtcagagtggatacaccgctctacagtaatttgaaagtgattgtagtaccagttttgaccacaatcttacatatggttcctttaatctCAAAAATTCTGAGATTTTTTCTCGgaattttcaaaaatatttatGTGGCCCAAATACTGTTCTGTAAGGTGGCAATCTTTCACCCagactgaaatatccttaaTGCATGCAGAAATCAGATGAGAAACGGTAAtccaggtgggaaagacagggaAAGCTGTCCGCATAGCAGCGAATGGTCTCACtcaaggaagtggtgtaaatagagaaaagtagGAGCCCtaaatactgatccctgaggcatacctgtggtgaggtcatgagactttgaTACCTGTCCCCAAGACACACTGAAAGAAAGCCCTTTAAGGTAGGATTTAAACCAGTTGAGCTTTCCCAGAAATgcccagttcagatagtataggctaaatgtcatgtcatggtttacagtataggcctatcaaaatgaataaaataggcctagaaTAGAcctagaataaaataaaatcaattgCATTTGTTATCTATGAGTATAACACTCAGGCCAATTAAAATCCCAAATGGAAGTGACAGACCTTGAGATGAGCCAATGTCTTACTTCACAGCAAGCAGAACGTCCCTGTTCACAAATGGAGTGGTAGACGGCGGGGTGAGAGGCGGGTCGTAATCAGGAGAAGCGCAAGAGTTTGCCACAGCAAACGCGTCCAGTGCCCGTTGCTTGTGCAGTCACGAGCTACGTCCGGGAATACGGACCCTAAGATCTGACACCCTAGGTTCTTGAAGACCACGCACAGAATACATTCAATCCGTGAACCTTTCTTTTTACTGTCTAGCTGTTGTCGTTAAAGAGCATTACTTGATTGTACGATCACGGTCCTGTGGGTGATGTACTCCAACATTTG from Alosa sapidissima isolate fAloSap1 chromosome 3, fAloSap1.pri, whole genome shotgun sequence carries:
- the prmt1 gene encoding protein arginine N-methyltransferase 1 isoform X3, with product MAETTDRMEVSQGESSAKPSAEDMTSKDYYFDSYAHFGIHEEMLKDEVRTLTYRNSMFHNKHLFKDKVVLDVGSGTGILCMFAAKAGAKMVIGIECSSICDYAVKIVKANKLDHVVTIIKGKVEEVELPVDKVDIIISEWMGYCLFYESMLNTVIYARDKWLKPDGLIFPDRATLYVTAIEDRQYKDYKIHWWENVYGFDMSCIKEVAIKEPLVDVVDPKQLVSSSCLIKEVDIYTVKAEDLSFTSPFCLQVKRNDYIHALVTYFNIEFTRCHKRTGFSTSPESPYTHWKQTVFYLDDYLTVKTGEEIFGTINMKPNVKNNRDLDFTVDIDFKGQLCEVSKTSEYRMR
- the prmt1 gene encoding protein arginine N-methyltransferase 1 isoform X2 yields the protein MAETTDRMEGESSAKPSAEDMTSKDYYFDSYAHFGIHEEMLKDEVRTLTYRNSMFHNKHLFKDKVVLDVGSGTGILCMFAAKAGAKMVIGIECSSICDYAVKIVKANKLDHVVTIIKGKVEEVELPVDKVDIIISEWMGYCLFYESMLNTVIYARDKWLKPDGLIFPDRATLYVTAIEDRQYKDYKIHSSKFSGWENVYGFDMSCIKEVAIKEPLVDVVDPKQLVSSSCLIKEVDIYTVKAEDLSFTSPFCLQVKRNDYIHALVTYFNIEFTRCHKRTGFSTSPESPYTHWKQTVFYLDDYLTVKTGEEIFGTINMKPNVKNNRDLDFTVDIDFKGQLCEVSKTSEYRMR
- the prmt1 gene encoding protein arginine N-methyltransferase 1 isoform X4, coding for MAETTDRMEGESSAKPSAEDMTSKDYYFDSYAHFGIHEEMLKDEVRTLTYRNSMFHNKHLFKDKVVLDVGSGTGILCMFAAKAGAKMVIGIECSSICDYAVKIVKANKLDHVVTIIKGKVEEVELPVDKVDIIISEWMGYCLFYESMLNTVIYARDKWLKPDGLIFPDRATLYVTAIEDRQYKDYKIHWWENVYGFDMSCIKEVAIKEPLVDVVDPKQLVSSSCLIKEVDIYTVKAEDLSFTSPFCLQVKRNDYIHALVTYFNIEFTRCHKRTGFSTSPESPYTHWKQTVFYLDDYLTVKTGEEIFGTINMKPNVKNNRDLDFTVDIDFKGQLCEVSKTSEYRMR
- the prmt1 gene encoding protein arginine N-methyltransferase 1 isoform X1; protein product: MAETTDRMEVSQGESSAKPSAEDMTSKDYYFDSYAHFGIHEEMLKDEVRTLTYRNSMFHNKHLFKDKVVLDVGSGTGILCMFAAKAGAKMVIGIECSSICDYAVKIVKANKLDHVVTIIKGKVEEVELPVDKVDIIISEWMGYCLFYESMLNTVIYARDKWLKPDGLIFPDRATLYVTAIEDRQYKDYKIHSSKFSGWENVYGFDMSCIKEVAIKEPLVDVVDPKQLVSSSCLIKEVDIYTVKAEDLSFTSPFCLQVKRNDYIHALVTYFNIEFTRCHKRTGFSTSPESPYTHWKQTVFYLDDYLTVKTGEEIFGTINMKPNVKNNRDLDFTVDIDFKGQLCEVSKTSEYRMR